The genomic segment GAAAAAGGTAGCGGTGGTCGGCGCTGGCTACGTGGGCCTCACCACGGGGGCGGCCCTGGCCTACCTGGGGCACCGGGTGGTGGTTCTGGACGTGGACGAGGCCCGGGTGGAGGGCCTGAGGCAGGGGGTGCTCCCCTTCTTCGAGCCCCACCTGCGGGAGGTCCTGGCCCTGGCCCAGGGGCGGATCCGCTTCACCGCCCGCTACGAGGAGGCCATCCCCCAGGCGGAGGTGGTCTTCCTGGCGGTGGGCACACCCCCAGGGCCCAAGGGCGGCCCGGACCTCTCCCAGGTGCAGGCCGCCGCGGAGGCGATCGGGCGGCACCTGGGGGAGGGCTTCACCGTGGTGGTGAACAAGTCCACGGTCCCGGTGGGGAGCGGGAACTTCGTGGAAGCCCTGGTGCGGCGGGCCTACGCCCAGGCCCATGGAGGGGAGCTGGACGGCCGCCTGGCGGTGGCCTCCAACCCCGAGTTCCTGCGGGAAGGCCAGGCGCTCTACGACAGCTTCTACCCGGACCGCATCGTGGTGGGGGCGGAGGACCCCAGGGCGGTGGCCGCTTTACGGGAGCTCTATGAACCCGTCCTGGAGCAGAGCTTCCCCCCGCCCCCTTTCCTCCCCCGGCCGGAGCGGATGGGGGCGGTGCCCTTTCTCACCACGGACCTGGCTTCGGCGGAGCTCATCAAGTACGCGGCCAACGCTTTCCTGGCCCTGAAGATCAGCTTCATCAACGAGCTGGCCGCCCTGGCGGAACGGGTGGGGGCGGACATCCGCGAGGTGGCCCGGGGGATCGGCCTGGATAGCCGCATCGGCCCCCGCTTCCTGCAGGCGGGCTTGGGCTGGGGGGGAAGCTGCTTCCCCAAGGACACCCTGGCCCTCCTGGCCATGGGGGAGGAGGCGGGGGTCCCTTTGCCCATCGTGGAGGCGGCCCGGCGGGTGAACTTCGCCCAGCGGCAGCGGGTGGTGGGCAAACTCCAGGAGGCCCTGGGCACCCTGCGGGGCAGGACCATTGCCCTTTTGGGCCTGGCCTTCAAGCCCCACACCGATGACCTGCGGGAATCCCCGGCCCTGGAGCTGGCGGCCCTCCTTCTGGAGCGGGGGGCTTTTGTGCGGGCCCACGACCCCGTGGCCCTGCCCCGGGCCCGGAGGGAGGTTGCCCTTCCCCTGGAGTACGCCGAGACCCCCGAGGCCCTCCTCCGGGGGGCGGACGCGGCGGTCCTGGCCACGGACTGGCCGGAGTACCGCACCTGGCCCTGGGGGTCCCTTAGGGCCCTTTTCCGCACCCCCCTGGTGGTGGACGCCCGCAACCACCTGGACGGGGAGGAGCTCCTC from the Thermus thermamylovorans genome contains:
- a CDS encoding UDP-glucose dehydrogenase family protein, whose protein sequence is MKKVAVVGAGYVGLTTGAALAYLGHRVVVLDVDEARVEGLRQGVLPFFEPHLREVLALAQGRIRFTARYEEAIPQAEVVFLAVGTPPGPKGGPDLSQVQAAAEAIGRHLGEGFTVVVNKSTVPVGSGNFVEALVRRAYAQAHGGELDGRLAVASNPEFLREGQALYDSFYPDRIVVGAEDPRAVAALRELYEPVLEQSFPPPPFLPRPERMGAVPFLTTDLASAELIKYAANAFLALKISFINELAALAERVGADIREVARGIGLDSRIGPRFLQAGLGWGGSCFPKDTLALLAMGEEAGVPLPIVEAARRVNFAQRQRVVGKLQEALGTLRGRTIALLGLAFKPHTDDLRESPALELAALLLERGAFVRAHDPVALPRARREVALPLEYAETPEALLRGADAAVLATDWPEYRTWPWGSLRALFRTPLVVDARNHLDGEELLRLGYRYLGVGVPQRGSLVREVS